The following proteins are co-located in the Apium graveolens cultivar Ventura chromosome 5, ASM990537v1, whole genome shotgun sequence genome:
- the LOC141661478 gene encoding putative E3 ubiquitin-protein ligase SINA-like 6, translating to MESSSFDSSPSSTDEYFMNTPIQDDVSSADPSVEETSGSGEAQIGGRESIGNGTLEGGGRTRGGFMMRGDRAARHRRYDLTRSPFGFTSIEDDDIFDNLEGRRAQAGGRGRGRGRGRPRGSGRGRPRGSGRGRPRGSGRGRGRGRGRGRRHEEDEEAAATTMVVRSADTEGEITGNIATLENTNMLDCCICLEALNIPVYQCVNGHISCSNCRDNHQNICPTCCFPSDYIRNHGLEEVLQALKITCPNSKYGCKEKVRYIMKREHMRTCRYEPCYCPLPGCGFDGSYKELYLHFSSKHPAAATRFTFDSSFSVHMGADMKYKFLQEDDHTLFILIYGVQTFGFVANIISVGPICLWNEYSYELEVAGSEHSTTKFTSSVPRLPKWTEDLPEICGLLVQKVSIDSSWDHRIQVCIRRIGEKAILPV from the exons ATGGAGAGCTCCTCATTCGACTCTTCACCTTCATCAACAGATGAATATTTTATGAATACACCTATTCAAGATGATGTTTCATCTGCTGATCCATCTGTGGAAGAAACAAGCGGATCTGGAGAAGCTCAAATCGGAGGACGTGAGAGCATCGGAAATGGAACTCTAGAAGGAGGAGGCCGGACCCGAGGAGGATTCATGATGCGAGGAGATCGAGCCGCAAGACATAGGCGTTACGATTTAACCAGAAGTCCCTTTGGATTCACATCTATTGAAGATGACGATATATTTGATAATTTAGAAGGAAGAAGAGCGCAAGCCGGAGGGCGCGGACGAGGGCGGGGACGAGGTCGACCTCGTGGCAGCGGACGAGGTCGACCTCGTGGCAGCGGGCGAGGTCGACCTCGTGGCAGCGGGCGAGGTCGTGGGAGAGGACGTGGGAGAGGAAGAAGGCACGAGGaagatgaagaagcagcagcaacaacaatgGTGGTTAGAAGTGCAGATACTGAGGGAGAAATAACTGGAAATATTGCAACCCTTGAAAACACTAATATGTTGGATTGCTGTATTTGTCTCGAAGCTCTTAACATCCCTGTCTACCAG TGCGTGAACGGGCACATTTCTTGTTCTAATTGCCGCGACAACCATCAAAATATATGCCCTACTTGCTGTTTTCCCAGTGATTATATTCGTAACCATGGACTGGAGGAGGTTCTTCAAGCACTTAAAATCACTTGTCCGAATAGCAAGTATGGATGCAAAGAAAAAGTGAGATACATCATGAAACGTGAGCATATGCGAACTTGCCGCTACGAACCTTGTTATTGTCCTCTTCCTGGCTGCGGTTTTGATGGTTCCTACAAGGAATTATATCTGCACTTTTCCAGCAAGCACCCAGCAGCAGCCACACGCTTCACCTTTGACTCTTCTTTTTCTGTTCATATGGGTGCAGATATGAAGTACAAATTCCTTCAGGAAGATGACCACACACTTTTCATCCTTATTTATGGTGTCCAGACTTTTGGATTTGTTGCCAATATAATCTCCGTGGGCCCAATCTGTTTATGGAATGAGTATTCATATGAACTGGAAGTTGCTGGTAGCGAACACAGCACCACCAAATTTACTTCGTCCGTGCCGAGACTGCCAAAATGGACGGAGGACCTTCCTGAGATATGCGGTCTTCTGGTCCAAAAAGTTTCCATTGATTCTTCATGGGATCACAGAATCCAGGTTTGCATCCGGAGAATAGGTGAAAAAGCAATTCTGCCAGTTTAA
- the LOC141659790 gene encoding uncharacterized protein LOC141659790, which translates to MDKQRNETKRLNHESTSGKPTNVPKFFLEDDAAELYTREIFYKVQGEIVAARDDMRIQTIGPEINDIKCYEMRDVKMKDMIFKVEVSKTYANCSCKKFLLCGILCRHVFCALNHFEVFKIPRRLLLNRWMKNAESKPSSQVAVSNEVLNMEIVSAEVTNIWFNFPKCVSKVGSDLTKLELVRKTITDLHSSLGDDDSVSTKKDFLATLIGKQPDGEITIHPPLQCKNKSSGLKRLLSEREKAIVKAKKRKRQCSLCLSYVHNKRGCPKKEQFAACPKKKKRLAV; encoded by the exons ATGGATAAGCAACGTAACGAAACAAAAAGATTGAATCATGAATCTACATCTGGTAAACCAACTAATGTTCCTAAATTCTTCCTTGAGGATGATGCCGCGGAGTTATACACGCGTGAAATTTTTTACAAAGTGCAAGGTGAAATTGTGGCAGCTCGTGATGATATGCGAATTCAAACTATTGGTCCGGAGATAAATGACATTAAGTGTTATGAAATGAGAGATGTCAAAATGAAAGACATGATTTTTAAG GTTGAAGTCAGTAAGACATATGCTAATTGTTCTTGTAAGAAATTCCTTTTGTGCGGCATTTTATGCAGACACGTGTTTTGTGCTCTTAATCATTTTGAAGTGTTCAAGATACCTAGGCGACTTCTTCTTAATCGCTGGATGAAAAATGCTGAAAGTAAGCCTTCGTCACAAGTTGCTGTTTCAAATGAAGTTCTGAATATGGAGATTGTATCTGCGGAAGTGACAAATATATGGTTTAACTTCCCTAAGTGTGTGAGTAAAGTAGGGAGTGATCTTACTAAACTCGAGCTAGTTAGAAAAACAATCACAGATTTACATTCTTCTCTGGGTGATGATGATTCTGTTTCTACCAAAAAAGATTTTTTGGCAACTTTGATAGGTAAGCAGCCAGATGGAGAAATTACTATTCATCCACCTCTCCAGTGTAAAAACAAAAGTTCCGGTCTAAAGAGGCTTCTTAGCGAAAGGGAAAAAGCCATAGTGAAAGCCAAGAAGAGGAAGAGGCAGTGCTCATTATGTCTTTCGTATGTGCACAATAAAAGAGGTTGTCCAAAAAAGGAGCAATTTGCGGCTTGTCCCAAAAAGAAGAAACGCCTGGCTGTTTGA